Proteins encoded within one genomic window of Amorphoplanes friuliensis DSM 7358:
- a CDS encoding transglutaminase-like domain-containing protein produces the protein MNNSQVGSSLGFDVTEPAEIVLLIAAADPVSELLTVSCEGRTVEAVELPGRQHYIRAPKGKLTVTYSAEVAVTRPVPADVTEVERIVALRPSRYCPSDRMAGFAATMFGYESDPAATVRAITSWVFEHLSYEGGSSGPSTDAADTLLDGRGVCRDYAHLVATLCRSLNIPARVAAVYAPGLSPMDFHLVVEAALDGRWTVWDATRLAPRQSLIRIATGRDAADTALATTLSGLLTMPETFITAVAGGDLPADDHTSLVELP, from the coding sequence GTGAACAACTCTCAGGTCGGTTCGAGCCTCGGCTTCGACGTGACCGAGCCCGCCGAGATCGTCCTGCTGATCGCCGCCGCCGACCCGGTCTCGGAGCTCCTCACGGTCTCCTGCGAGGGGCGGACCGTCGAGGCGGTGGAGCTGCCCGGCCGCCAGCACTACATCCGGGCGCCGAAGGGCAAACTGACCGTGACCTACTCGGCGGAGGTGGCCGTGACCCGGCCCGTGCCCGCCGACGTCACCGAGGTCGAACGCATCGTCGCGCTGCGGCCGAGCCGTTACTGCCCCTCCGACCGCATGGCCGGGTTCGCGGCCACGATGTTCGGCTACGAGAGCGACCCCGCCGCCACCGTCCGCGCGATCACCAGCTGGGTGTTCGAGCACCTGAGCTACGAGGGCGGCAGCAGCGGCCCGTCCACCGACGCGGCGGACACCCTGCTCGACGGTCGCGGGGTCTGCCGCGACTACGCCCACCTCGTCGCCACCCTGTGCCGTTCGCTGAACATCCCGGCCCGGGTGGCCGCGGTCTACGCCCCCGGCCTGTCCCCGATGGACTTCCACCTCGTGGTCGAGGCGGCGCTCGACGGCCGCTGGACGGTCTGGGACGCCACCCGCCTCGCACCGCGGCAGAGCCTGATCCGCATTGCGACCGGCCGCGACGCCGCCGACACCGCGCTGGCCACGACCCTGTCCGGCCTGCTCACGATGCCGGAGACCTTCATTACCGCGGTGGCCGGCGGCGACCTGCCCGCCGACGATCACACCTCGCTGGTCGAGCTCCCGTGA
- a CDS encoding phosphotransferase family protein produces MGRTVTLVLVGASGTPLGALPPVEVDLPWWPEVAEVVAAVRSRWGLDVQVLRLLSTDRPVPHGGHVTYLAQVFEPPGFTLAPADADLSPQPLRAPYANPGGPAASVAWAREALGRDDVTAVQQRTWNLSMIWRLDAAGAPVAWLKQVPPMFAHEPAVLALAGGFAPGLVPAVLAAAAPGRMLLAHVPGEDRHDAGEEFCAAVAEDFHPLQAHFAGRVDDLLAAGVPDRQSEADRFARVADPFLDTIDGLGELTDDLPRRLAALEECGLPATLVHGDLHPGNVRDDGDTRVIVDWGDSIVAHPGYDILRLAEGLPEPHGLLAAWAARWRAAVPGSDPERAVTLLRPVAELHAAVIYADFLDRIEPAERPYHAADVPARLSAAVTAAVRWQCD; encoded by the coding sequence GTGGGCCGAACCGTGACGCTTGTCCTTGTCGGTGCCTCCGGTACGCCGCTCGGCGCGCTGCCACCGGTCGAGGTCGACCTTCCCTGGTGGCCGGAGGTCGCCGAGGTCGTCGCCGCCGTCCGCTCGCGCTGGGGCCTCGACGTCCAGGTGCTGCGGCTGCTGTCCACCGACCGTCCAGTGCCGCACGGCGGGCACGTGACCTACCTGGCCCAGGTCTTCGAGCCGCCCGGGTTCACCCTCGCGCCCGCCGACGCGGACCTGTCGCCCCAGCCGTTGCGGGCGCCGTACGCCAACCCCGGTGGGCCCGCCGCCTCGGTGGCCTGGGCACGGGAAGCGCTCGGCCGCGACGACGTCACCGCCGTGCAGCAGCGCACCTGGAACCTGTCGATGATCTGGCGTCTCGACGCGGCCGGCGCCCCGGTGGCCTGGCTCAAGCAGGTGCCGCCGATGTTCGCTCACGAGCCGGCCGTCCTGGCGCTGGCCGGCGGCTTCGCGCCCGGTCTGGTGCCGGCCGTGCTCGCGGCGGCCGCCCCCGGCCGGATGCTGCTGGCCCACGTCCCCGGGGAGGACCGCCACGACGCCGGCGAGGAGTTCTGCGCGGCCGTCGCCGAGGACTTCCACCCGCTGCAGGCGCACTTCGCCGGGCGTGTCGACGACCTGCTCGCAGCGGGCGTGCCGGACCGGCAGTCCGAGGCCGACAGGTTCGCCCGGGTCGCCGATCCCTTCCTCGACACCATCGACGGGCTGGGCGAGCTGACGGACGACCTGCCCCGGCGGCTCGCGGCGCTCGAGGAGTGCGGGCTGCCCGCCACGCTGGTGCACGGTGACCTGCACCCGGGCAACGTCCGGGACGACGGCGACACCCGGGTGATCGTCGACTGGGGTGACTCGATCGTCGCGCACCCGGGCTACGACATCCTGCGGCTGGCCGAGGGTCTGCCGGAGCCGCACGGGCTGCTGGCGGCGTGGGCCGCACGCTGGCGCGCGGCGGTGCCCGGCTCCGATCCCGAACGCGCGGTCACGCTGCTCCGGCCGGTCGCGGAGCTGCACGCCGCGGTGATCTACGCGGACTTCCTGGACCGGATCGAGCCGGCGGAACGGCCGTACCACGCGGCCGACGTCCCGGCGCGGCTGAGCGCGGCGGTCACCGCGGCCGTACGGTGGCAGTGTGACTGA
- the alc gene encoding allantoicase translates to MEEFTLLPDLASRTFGGGVVFANDEFFAASDHLVEPAAPVYAPKTFGHKGQVYDGWETRRRRQAGHDTAIVRLGAPGVVHGVDIDTAFFTGNYPPHASVDGCAIEGYPDPIQLAEAPWVPLVPRSPLVGDSQNLFTVDSSQRYTHVRLNIYPDGGVARLRVHGEIVPDPRLLPSVFDVAAAEHGARIAGCSNMFYGHPHNMISPGLARSMGDGWETSRRRDDGNDWVLVQLAVPSVIELAELDTSHFKGNAPGSATLRGIDARTGLLDDPTDWFDLLPQVRLSPDTRHRFPVSVVPVATHVRLDIFPDGGMARLRLHGRPDGAVLRARYEAVT, encoded by the coding sequence ATGGAAGAGTTCACGTTGCTGCCCGACCTGGCGTCGCGCACGTTCGGTGGCGGGGTGGTGTTCGCCAACGACGAGTTCTTCGCCGCGTCGGACCACCTGGTCGAGCCGGCCGCCCCGGTCTACGCGCCGAAGACCTTCGGGCACAAGGGCCAGGTCTACGACGGCTGGGAGACCCGCCGGCGTCGTCAGGCGGGCCACGACACGGCGATCGTCCGGCTCGGCGCCCCGGGTGTGGTGCACGGCGTCGACATCGACACGGCGTTCTTCACGGGCAACTATCCGCCGCACGCGTCGGTCGACGGCTGCGCGATCGAGGGCTATCCCGACCCGATCCAGCTGGCCGAGGCGCCGTGGGTGCCGCTCGTGCCGCGCTCACCGCTGGTCGGCGACAGCCAGAATCTCTTCACGGTCGACTCCAGCCAGCGGTACACGCACGTGCGGCTCAACATCTACCCGGACGGCGGCGTCGCCCGGCTGCGGGTGCACGGCGAGATCGTGCCCGACCCGCGGCTGCTCCCGAGCGTCTTCGACGTGGCCGCCGCCGAGCACGGCGCCCGGATCGCCGGGTGCAGCAACATGTTCTACGGCCACCCGCACAACATGATCTCGCCCGGTCTGGCGCGCTCGATGGGTGACGGCTGGGAGACCTCCCGCCGCCGCGACGACGGCAACGACTGGGTGCTCGTGCAGCTGGCCGTGCCGTCGGTGATCGAGCTGGCCGAGCTCGACACCAGCCACTTCAAGGGCAACGCCCCCGGCAGTGCCACCCTGCGGGGCATCGACGCCCGGACCGGCCTGCTCGACGACCCGACGGACTGGTTCGACCTGCTCCCGCAGGTGCGGCTCTCCCCGGACACCCGGCACCGTTTCCCGGTCTCGGTCGTGCCGGTGGCCACCCACGTACGCCTCGACATCTTCCCCGACGGCGGCATGGCCCGCCTCCGCCTCCACGGCCGCCCCGACGGCGCCGTCCTCCGAGCCCGCTACGAGGCAGTGACGTAG
- the allB gene encoding allantoinase AllB, producing MVDLVLRSRRAVTSDGERPAAVSVSGGRIVAVDDHDAVVEAAEDVDLGDVALLPGLVDTHVHVNEPGRTEWEGFASATRAAAAGGVTAIVDMPLNSLPPTVDTAALAVKQDAARGRIHVDVGFWGGAIPGNAPALPALHAAGVYGFKAFLADSGVPEFPPLSPDQLAEALAAVDAQFVVHAEDPDHLHAAASSPAYADFLASRPPAAEHAAVATAIEAARTAGARVHILHLSAASALPLIEAAKADGLRVTAETCPHYLTLDADQIPAGATEFKCCPPIRDSANADQLWAALAAGLITCVVSDHSPCTPELKRQDTGDFAAAWGGIASVQLGLPVIWTAARARGHTLAQVADWMARRPADLVGLTAKGRIAVGADADLVAFDPEATFTVDPARLHHKNPVTPYAGKVLHGVVRTTWLRGRIVTGDAPGGVFLTREVS from the coding sequence ATGGTCGATCTCGTGCTGCGGTCCCGTCGTGCCGTCACCTCCGACGGTGAACGCCCCGCCGCCGTCTCGGTCAGCGGGGGCCGGATCGTCGCTGTGGACGATCACGACGCGGTGGTCGAGGCCGCCGAGGACGTCGACCTGGGTGATGTCGCGCTGCTGCCCGGGCTGGTCGACACCCACGTGCACGTCAACGAGCCCGGGCGTACCGAGTGGGAAGGGTTTGCCTCCGCGACGCGGGCCGCGGCGGCCGGTGGGGTGACAGCCATCGTGGACATGCCGCTCAACAGCCTGCCGCCGACCGTCGACACCGCTGCGCTCGCGGTCAAGCAGGACGCCGCCCGCGGCCGGATCCACGTCGACGTCGGCTTCTGGGGCGGCGCGATCCCCGGCAACGCCCCCGCCCTGCCCGCGCTGCACGCCGCCGGGGTGTACGGCTTCAAGGCCTTCCTCGCGGACTCCGGTGTGCCCGAGTTCCCGCCGCTGAGCCCGGACCAGCTCGCCGAGGCCCTCGCCGCCGTCGACGCCCAGTTCGTCGTGCACGCGGAGGACCCCGACCATCTGCACGCCGCCGCGTCGTCCCCGGCGTACGCGGACTTCCTGGCCTCGCGCCCGCCCGCCGCCGAGCACGCCGCCGTGGCCACCGCGATCGAGGCGGCCCGGACCGCCGGCGCCCGGGTGCACATCCTGCACCTGTCCGCCGCGAGCGCCCTGCCGCTGATCGAGGCAGCCAAGGCCGACGGTCTGCGGGTCACCGCGGAGACGTGCCCGCACTATCTGACGCTGGACGCCGACCAGATCCCGGCGGGAGCGACCGAGTTCAAGTGCTGCCCGCCGATCCGCGACAGCGCGAACGCCGACCAGCTCTGGGCCGCCCTCGCCGCCGGGCTCATCACCTGCGTCGTCAGCGACCACTCGCCCTGCACCCCCGAGCTCAAGCGCCAGGACACCGGCGACTTCGCGGCGGCGTGGGGTGGCATCGCGTCCGTGCAGCTCGGACTGCCGGTCATCTGGACCGCCGCGCGCGCCCGCGGGCACACCCTCGCCCAGGTCGCCGACTGGATGGCCCGGCGGCCCGCCGACCTCGTCGGGCTGACCGCCAAGGGCCGGATCGCGGTCGGCGCCGATGCCGATCTGGTGGCGTTCGACCCGGAGGCGACCTTCACCGTCGATCCGGCGCGGCTGCACCACAAGAACCCCGTCACCCCGTACGCGGGGAAGGTTTTGCACGGCGTGGTGCGCACGACCTGGCTGCGCGGACGGATCGTGACCGGCGACGCCCCCGGCGGCGTCTTCCTGACCCGGGAGGTCTCCTGA
- the aceB gene encoding malate synthase A, whose amino-acid sequence MTEILSDEAVAFVADLNRRFRPRRNELLAARAARRAEIAAGGTLGFLPETADVRNGDWTVPAAPADLTDRRVEITGPTERKMTINALNSGAKVWLADLEDANTPHWSNVVDGQQNLHDAIRRTITLETPKKTYELGDGPYPTIVMRPRGWHLDERHLPVDGEPAVGALVDFGLYFFHNAAELISRGSGPYFYLPKMESHKEAALWNDVFTYAQEKLGIPVGTVRATVLIETIPAAFEMDEILHALRPHISGLNAGRWDYLFSIIKYFRDNPAMVLPDRVAVTMTAPFMRAYTELLVSTCHRRGAFAMGGMAAFIPSRRDPEVNQVALAKVREDKEREAGDGFDGSWVAHPDLVPVCQEIFDRVLGDRPNQLDRKRDDVSVDAAQLLDVAATGGAVTEAGLRGNVSVALQYLEAWLRGNGAVGINNLMEDAATAEISRSQVWQWIHNDVRLDDGTAITAELVGRYEDEELAKIREALGDEAWAASRFDDARKLFERVALSDNFADFLTTAAYDSID is encoded by the coding sequence GTGACCGAGATTCTGTCCGACGAGGCCGTGGCGTTCGTCGCCGATCTGAACCGGCGGTTCCGGCCGCGCCGCAACGAGCTGCTGGCCGCCCGGGCCGCGCGCCGGGCCGAGATCGCCGCCGGGGGCACGCTGGGCTTCCTGCCCGAGACGGCCGACGTCCGCAACGGTGACTGGACCGTGCCCGCCGCCCCGGCCGACCTCACCGACCGGCGGGTGGAGATCACCGGGCCGACCGAGCGCAAGATGACGATCAACGCACTCAACTCCGGTGCGAAGGTGTGGCTGGCCGACCTCGAGGACGCCAACACACCGCACTGGTCCAACGTCGTCGACGGGCAGCAAAATCTGCACGACGCGATCCGGCGCACGATCACGCTCGAGACGCCGAAGAAGACGTACGAGCTCGGCGACGGGCCCTACCCGACGATCGTCATGCGGCCGCGCGGCTGGCACCTCGACGAGCGGCACCTGCCCGTCGACGGTGAGCCGGCCGTCGGTGCGCTGGTCGACTTCGGGCTCTACTTCTTCCACAACGCCGCCGAGCTGATCAGCCGGGGGAGCGGGCCGTACTTCTATCTGCCCAAGATGGAGTCCCACAAAGAGGCCGCGCTCTGGAACGACGTCTTCACCTACGCGCAGGAGAAGCTCGGGATCCCGGTCGGCACCGTCCGGGCGACCGTGCTCATCGAGACGATCCCGGCCGCGTTCGAGATGGACGAGATCCTGCACGCGTTGCGCCCGCACATCTCCGGGCTGAACGCGGGCCGCTGGGACTACCTGTTCAGCATCATCAAGTACTTCCGGGACAACCCGGCGATGGTCCTGCCCGACCGGGTGGCGGTGACGATGACGGCGCCGTTCATGCGGGCGTACACGGAGTTGCTCGTCTCGACCTGTCACCGGCGGGGAGCGTTCGCGATGGGCGGCATGGCGGCCTTCATCCCGAGCCGGCGCGACCCGGAGGTCAACCAGGTGGCCCTGGCCAAGGTCCGGGAGGACAAGGAGCGTGAGGCCGGCGACGGCTTCGACGGCTCCTGGGTCGCGCACCCCGACCTGGTGCCGGTCTGCCAGGAGATCTTCGACCGGGTTCTCGGTGACCGGCCCAACCAGCTCGACCGCAAGCGCGACGACGTGAGCGTCGACGCCGCGCAGCTGCTCGACGTGGCCGCCACCGGTGGTGCCGTCACCGAGGCCGGCCTGCGGGGCAACGTGTCGGTGGCTCTGCAATACCTGGAGGCCTGGCTGCGCGGCAACGGCGCGGTCGGGATCAACAACCTGATGGAGGACGCGGCCACCGCCGAGATCTCCCGTTCGCAGGTCTGGCAGTGGATCCACAACGACGTCCGCCTCGACGACGGCACCGCGATCACCGCTGAGCTGGTCGGGCGGTACGAGGACGAGGAGCTCGCCAAGATCCGTGAGGCGCTGGGCGACGAGGCCTGGGCGGCGAGCCGCTTCGACGACGCGCGCAAGCTGTTCGAGCGGGTCGCCCTGTCCGACAACTTCGCGGACTTCCTGACGACGGCCGCCTACGACTCGATCGACTGA
- a CDS encoding response regulator transcription factor: MPEVTRVVLAEDGVLLREGLVGVLSRFGFAVVAAVGDGDALLEAVAEHRPDLVITDIRMPPDHTDEGLRAAVTLRREQPGLAVVVLSQYVQEEYASALLDTGDGLRVGYLLKDRVVDVEDFVAALRTVLGGGTVVDPEVVRRLLRRPRDPLAALSAREREVLGLLAEGHSNSAIAARLFVTEAAVGKHVGNILAKLDLPPAEDTNRRVLAVLAFLRS, encoded by the coding sequence GTGCCGGAGGTGACGCGGGTCGTCCTCGCGGAGGACGGTGTCCTGCTGCGTGAGGGTCTGGTCGGTGTGCTGTCCCGCTTCGGTTTTGCGGTGGTGGCGGCGGTCGGCGACGGCGACGCCCTGCTGGAGGCCGTCGCCGAGCACCGGCCGGACCTGGTGATCACCGACATCCGGATGCCGCCCGATCACACCGACGAGGGTCTGCGGGCGGCGGTCACCCTGCGCCGCGAGCAGCCCGGTCTGGCGGTCGTGGTGCTGAGCCAGTACGTCCAGGAGGAGTACGCCTCGGCGCTGCTCGACACCGGCGACGGCCTGCGTGTCGGTTATCTGCTCAAGGACCGGGTCGTCGACGTGGAGGACTTCGTCGCGGCGCTGCGGACGGTCCTGGGCGGCGGCACGGTCGTGGACCCGGAGGTGGTCCGCCGGCTGCTGCGCCGTCCCCGGGACCCGCTGGCGGCGTTGTCCGCCCGCGAACGTGAGGTGCTGGGACTTCTCGCCGAGGGCCACTCGAACTCGGCGATCGCCGCCCGGCTCTTCGTCACGGAGGCGGCGGTCGGCAAACACGTGGGCAACATCCTCGCCAAGCTCGACCTGCCACCGGCCGAGGACACCAACCGTCGCGTCCTGGCGGTCCTGGCCTTTCTGCGGAGTTAG
- a CDS encoding sensor histidine kinase, with protein sequence MSTQQAPWNARYLLTSGPWRALLYVLTTWPLAGLAGAAVGSLILPWLAAGLRLNDGRLLDGPLLFLMVTALLMFAVLGPLVAIPLAAVERGRLGLIDQRPVRSAHRSVAPEVLTWLRVRFTEAATWREVLYAIFLGLIVPLVYGAYGLLVLIDIGAILSPIFAVSGTDQWTFGVFTVNTFAQAIPLAIGGILLIPVLFHLLGFIATGQAATARVLLGDRDGTALHEVAQSRARLADAFEAERRRIERDLHDGAQHRLTSLTLQLGMARLDVPEDSPAAAPLAQAHDEAKELMVVLRELIHGIRPQSLADLGLPAALRELAARSPLPVTITVADGVQRPAPHVEGTAYFVASEALANVVKHSAAARADLLIAETAGMLVLEVRDDGQGGADPALGTGLTGLADRVAAVGGRVLLASPAGGPTLIRAELPCRR encoded by the coding sequence GTGTCCACCCAACAAGCTCCCTGGAACGCTCGCTACCTGCTCACTTCGGGCCCGTGGCGTGCTCTGCTCTACGTCCTGACGACCTGGCCCCTGGCCGGTCTGGCGGGTGCCGCGGTGGGATCGCTGATCCTGCCGTGGCTGGCCGCGGGTCTGCGGCTCAACGACGGCCGGCTGCTCGACGGGCCGCTGCTGTTCCTGATGGTGACCGCCCTGCTGATGTTCGCGGTGCTCGGCCCGCTGGTGGCGATCCCGCTCGCCGCCGTCGAACGCGGCCGCCTGGGGCTGATCGACCAGCGCCCGGTGCGGTCGGCGCACCGCAGTGTCGCCCCGGAAGTGCTGACCTGGTTGCGGGTGCGGTTCACCGAGGCCGCGACCTGGCGCGAGGTGCTCTACGCGATCTTCCTCGGCCTGATCGTCCCGCTCGTCTACGGCGCGTACGGCCTGCTCGTGCTGATCGACATCGGCGCGATCCTGAGCCCGATCTTCGCGGTCAGCGGTACCGATCAGTGGACTTTCGGCGTGTTCACGGTGAACACGTTCGCCCAGGCGATCCCGCTCGCGATCGGTGGGATCCTGCTGATCCCGGTGCTGTTCCATCTGCTCGGGTTCATCGCGACCGGGCAGGCGGCGACGGCCCGTGTGCTGCTCGGGGACCGGGACGGCACGGCGCTGCACGAGGTGGCGCAGTCCCGGGCCCGGCTGGCCGACGCCTTCGAGGCCGAACGCCGGCGCATCGAACGGGATCTGCACGACGGTGCCCAGCACCGGCTCACCAGCCTTACGCTGCAACTCGGCATGGCCCGCCTGGACGTGCCGGAGGACTCGCCCGCGGCGGCACCGCTGGCGCAGGCGCACGACGAGGCGAAGGAGCTGATGGTGGTGCTGCGGGAGCTGATCCACGGCATCCGGCCGCAGTCGCTGGCCGATCTGGGTCTGCCCGCCGCGTTGCGGGAGCTCGCGGCCCGGTCGCCGCTGCCGGTGACGATCACGGTGGCCGACGGTGTGCAGCGTCCGGCGCCGCACGTCGAGGGCACCGCCTATTTTGTGGCCTCCGAGGCACTGGCCAATGTGGTCAAGCACAGCGCCGCGGCCCGCGCCGATCTGCTGATCGCGGAGACCGCCGGGATGCTGGTCCTCGAGGTCCGTGACGACGGTCAGGGCGGTGCCGACCCGGCGCTGGGCACCGGGCTGACCGGGCTGGCCGACCGGGTGGCCGCGGTCGGTGGCCGGGTGCTGCTGGCCAGCCCGGCCGGCGGCCCGACGCTGATCCGGGCGGAGCTGCCGTGCCGGAGGTGA
- a CDS encoding DUF6986 family protein has protein sequence MRLSDDDYAALDGRLAAHDAFLAARYPGERPGRQPVHTVYVPADRIGGFREWGTQALAAIDGFPPLPFPAALADRVRAKLAAEPIEDLRVDFEDGYGVRDDDQEDAAVKAAVAVLLDGPRPPFLGLRIKSLEAPTRHRSLRTLDLFLSLYQEPFVVTLPKVSGPDQVTAMVTLCETLESRYALSAGTLRFEIQIELPSAVLGADGTATVARLITAADGRCTGLHYGTYDYSAAAGVAAAYQAMDHPVADYAKAVIQAAAAGTGVRLSDGSTNILPVGSPTAVHDAWALHHRLVRRSLERGFYQGWDLHPAQLPTRFAATYAFFADGRDAATTRLRRYLDRQSGGILDEPATARALAAYLLRGLDCGALDDVGFTREELGALL, from the coding sequence ATGCGGCTCAGCGACGACGACTACGCCGCGCTCGACGGCCGGCTCGCCGCCCACGACGCGTTCCTGGCCGCGCGGTATCCCGGGGAGCGGCCCGGCCGTCAGCCGGTGCACACGGTCTACGTCCCGGCCGACCGCATCGGCGGCTTCCGGGAGTGGGGGACGCAGGCGCTGGCGGCGATCGACGGGTTCCCGCCGCTGCCGTTCCCGGCGGCACTGGCGGACCGGGTCCGGGCCAAGCTCGCCGCCGAGCCGATCGAGGACCTGCGGGTCGACTTCGAGGACGGCTACGGCGTCCGCGACGACGACCAGGAGGACGCCGCGGTCAAGGCGGCGGTCGCCGTGCTCCTCGACGGGCCGCGGCCACCGTTCCTCGGCCTGCGGATCAAGTCGCTGGAGGCACCCACCCGGCACCGGTCGCTGCGCACGCTCGACCTGTTCCTGTCGCTCTATCAGGAGCCGTTTGTCGTCACGCTCCCCAAGGTCAGCGGTCCGGACCAGGTCACGGCCATGGTCACCCTCTGCGAGACCCTGGAGAGCCGGTACGCCCTGAGCGCCGGCACGCTGCGGTTCGAGATTCAGATCGAGCTGCCCTCGGCGGTGCTGGGCGCGGATGGCACCGCCACGGTCGCACGGCTCATCACGGCGGCGGACGGCCGCTGCACCGGCCTGCACTACGGCACGTACGACTACAGCGCGGCGGCCGGCGTGGCGGCGGCCTATCAGGCGATGGACCACCCGGTCGCCGACTACGCGAAGGCCGTCATCCAGGCAGCCGCCGCCGGCACCGGGGTGCGGCTTTCCGACGGCTCGACGAACATCCTGCCGGTCGGCTCGCCCACCGCCGTGCACGACGCCTGGGCGCTGCACCACCGGCTGGTCCGCCGTTCCCTGGAACGCGGCTTCTACCAGGGCTGGGACCTGCACCCGGCCCAGCTGCCGACCCGGTTCGCGGCCACCTACGCGTTTTTCGCCGACGGACGGGACGCGGCCACGACCCGCCTGCGCCGGTACCTCGACCGGCAGTCGGGCGGCATCCTCGACGAGCCCGCCACCGCCCGGGCGCTCGCGGCCTACCTGCTGCGCGGGCTCGACTGCGGCGCCCTCGACGACGTGGGTTTCACCCGGGAGGAGCTGGGCGCCCTGCTCTGA
- a CDS encoding protein-L-isoaspartate O-methyltransferase family protein, giving the protein MTDLRRRYVDQIRRNWASLPPELAAAFAGVPREAFVTGGFQRRDGSWARPGSPGFLDAVYTDDVLITKVDGRVPISSSSQPSLMAIMLAALEVRSGDRVLEIGAGTGYNAALLAALGATVTSVDVQADVADKARAALTTAGIDGVRVVAGDGYAGMPGERFDRAIVTVGVAGISPQWLVQTGPGPVVAPVEHAGTHPVLAVRGPAEGPVTATAICASGFMSASGPLTATHARSHPHPAPSGAVGAVTEVAPRRWAEPLDSLVYRDLWYAAGVWSDRATHAALPGRDQSALMLLDEAGTGGAAILPDGCVLAGGVHASAYAEQAVEILDRWEAADRPPMQAWRIGLQLTGDPDAPIWAPATWTLR; this is encoded by the coding sequence GTGACTGACCTGCGCCGACGCTACGTGGACCAGATCCGCCGGAACTGGGCCTCGCTCCCGCCGGAGCTGGCGGCAGCCTTCGCCGGGGTGCCGCGGGAGGCGTTTGTCACCGGCGGTTTCCAGCGTCGTGACGGGTCCTGGGCCCGGCCCGGCTCACCCGGTTTTCTCGACGCGGTCTACACCGACGACGTGCTGATCACCAAGGTCGACGGCCGGGTGCCGATCAGCTCGTCCAGCCAGCCGTCCCTGATGGCGATCATGCTGGCGGCCCTGGAGGTGCGATCGGGCGACCGGGTCCTGGAGATCGGCGCCGGCACCGGGTACAACGCCGCGCTGCTCGCCGCGCTCGGCGCCACGGTCACCAGCGTGGACGTGCAGGCCGACGTCGCCGACAAGGCCCGGGCCGCCCTGACCACCGCCGGGATCGACGGTGTGCGGGTCGTCGCCGGTGACGGTTACGCCGGGATGCCGGGCGAGCGTTTCGACCGGGCGATCGTGACCGTCGGCGTCGCCGGGATCTCTCCACAGTGGCTGGTGCAGACCGGTCCCGGCCCGGTCGTGGCGCCCGTCGAGCACGCCGGCACCCACCCCGTCCTCGCCGTGCGGGGCCCGGCCGAGGGTCCCGTCACCGCGACGGCGATCTGCGCCTCCGGCTTCATGAGCGCGTCCGGGCCGCTCACCGCCACCCACGCCCGGTCCCATCCGCACCCGGCACCGTCCGGAGCGGTCGGGGCGGTCACCGAGGTGGCGCCCCGGCGCTGGGCCGAACCGCTGGACTCGCTCGTCTACCGCGACCTCTGGTACGCCGCCGGCGTGTGGAGCGACCGGGCCACCCACGCGGCGCTGCCGGGACGCGACCAGAGTGCGCTGATGCTGCTCGACGAGGCGGGCACCGGTGGTGCGGCGATCCTGCCCGACGGGTGCGTCCTGGCCGGGGGAGTGCACGCTTCCGCGTACGCGGAGCAGGCAGTGGAGATCTTGGACCGCTGGGAGGCGGCGGACCGGCCGCCGATGCAGGCCTGGCGCATCGGCCTGCAGCTGACCGGTGACCCGGACGCCCCGATCTGGGCCCCCGCCACCTGGACGTTGCGCTAA